The Channa argus isolate prfri chromosome 22, Channa argus male v1.0, whole genome shotgun sequence genome has a window encoding:
- the lrwd1 gene encoding leucine-rich repeat and WD repeat-containing protein 1 isoform X5, which produces MEDVTSLESLSGLEEVKMEDNLYITVSDNYKLMVLLPNLRIYNGKDVSTTANHLRFVYTENLRTRITAVWENNFCLPDVITAEIMSTLETNFVNTARHQVKFGPNSVSDFTKWKVEILAKEYLHTLTEPKKEPESNKCTDTKKNCELSTPTKRKQTTSEINTSISLTPLKRLRVKPPASPVTDSRHESFVCLKPQTPMQMKTIRMSPRHTGQAASTPARRQIRVETSRRTSRVQQTKEDRAQVKQKDDISKPGSKAIDLQQDADVLPTIASCSKTQQPVCLKPLHVLQCHSKQDSSEDFSTQLWACAFQPLPNYTGSGGGSRLVATCGGESVCVIDCETGMVMKKYKVPGEEFFSLAWSTVLMSRGGGASPHHCSILGAGGKRGLVKLIHPRNNVAYGEFRASRKSLSVIRFNHHQGNFLFTGSYDNKIVMWDIGGVDSQYNYKVVQLLVLEISSTPLHICLPPGSPGSHLLTACEDGLYCFKTQLDAKNTTKSRLKDMEITFPIYTKEDQDHNYHTIDGLSFLTDDIVASKNYMHGSIYLWSWGRTKAQRPDKKNRMVCAVILAELQWANTEIPYLALNTCPAQAYIVCGDDKGKLWTYHVSNLQKNSFQSGKPMLPTEVLEWPTPVSRGLIQVEGPSINSVTMDPELNYLVALSDKNIVIVWKREQSS; this is translated from the exons ATGGAAGATGTTACCTCTTTAGAGTCCCTAAGTGGTCTTGAAGAGGTTAAGATGGAGGACAACCTTTATATCACT GTGAGTGATAATTATAAGCTGATGGTGTTGTTACCCAACCTGAGGATTTACAACGGTAAAGACGTCAGCACGACCGCCAATCACCTGCGCTTTGTCTACACTGAAAACCTGAGGACAAGG ATAACTGCAGTTTGGGAGAATAATTTTTGTCTCCCAGATGTCATCACAGCAGAAATAATGTCCACCTTGGAGACAAACTTTGTTAACACTGCTCGGCACCAAGTTAAATTTGGACCAAATTCAGTCAGTGACTTTACGAAATGGAAG GTGGAGATTTTAGCTAAGGAGTATTTGCACACTTTAACAGAACCAAAGAAAGAACCAGAGAGCAACAAGTGTACTGACACAAAAAAGAACTGT gAACTCTCAACTCCGACAAAGAGGAAACAAACTACATCAGAAATAAACACCAGCATAAGTCTTACTCCTCTTAAAAGGTTGCGTGTGAAACCCCCAGCTTCCCCAGTCACAGATAGTCGTCACGAGTCTTTCGTATGCCTCAAACCTCAGACACCAATGCAGAtgaaaacaatcagaatgaGCCCCCGCCACACAGGTCAGGCTGCCTCTACCCCGGCCAGAAGACAGATAAGGGTAGAGACATCCAGGAGAACTTCTAGAGTGCAGCAAACCAAAGAGGACAGAGCTCAGGTTAAACAGAAGGATGACATTAGCAAACCAGGTTCTAAAGCCATAGATCTGCAACAAGATGCTGATGTGCTGCCCACAATTGCAAGCTGCAGTAAGACACAG CAGCCGGTTTGTCTGAAGCCTCTTCATGTCCTCCAGTGCCACAGTAAACAGGACAGCTCAGAGGACTTCTCTACCCAGCTCTGGGCCTGCGCTTTCCAGCCCCTGCCAAATTACACCG GTAGTGGTGGAGGAAGCCGTTTAGTTGCAACCTGTGGTGGAGAGTCTGTCTGCGTAATTGACTGTGAAACTGGGATGGTGATGAAGAAGTACAAAGTTCCTGGAGAG GAGTTCTTCTCCCTGGCTTGGTCCACAGTTTTAATGTCTAGGGGAGGTGGAGCCTCGCCACACCATTGCAGCATTCTGGGAGCTGGTGGGAAGAGAGGACTAGTCAAATTGATCCATCCCAGAAACAATGTGGCCTATGGGGAATTTAGAGCCAGCCGCAAGTCACTGTCCGTCATTCGCTTCAACCACCACCAGGGAAACTTCCTTTTCA CGGGATCATATGATAACAAGATAGTAATGTGGGACATTGGTGGAGTGGACAGCCAGTACAACTATAAAGTTGT TCAGCTGCTAGTGTTGGAGATCAGTTCCACCCCTCTGCACATATGTCTCCCCCCTGGTTCCCCTGGCTCACACCTACTGACTGCCTGTGAGGATGGCCTGTACTGCTTCAAGACACAACTTGatgcaaaaaacacaacaaagag TAGGCTGAAGGACATGGAGATAACTTTCCCTATATACACAAAGGAAGACCAAGACCATAACTACCACACCATTGATGGCTTGAGTTTTCTTACTGATGACATTGTGG CCTCCAAGAACTACATGCATGGTTCCATTTACTTGTGGAGCTGGGGAAGGACCAAGGCACAGCGGCCTGACAAAAAGAACAGGATGGTGTGTGCTGTGATTCTGGCTGAACTGCAATGGGCCAACACGGAGATTCCCTACCTCGCTCTCAACACCTGTCCTG CCCAAGCCTACATTGTGTGTGGTGATGACAAAGGCAAGCTATGGACATACCATGTCAGCAACCTCCAGAAAAACAGTTTCCAGTCTGGGAAACCCATGTTGCCCACTGAG gTGTTGGAGTGGCCGACCCCAGTAAGCAGGGGCCTCATTCAAGTAGAGGGTCCCTCTATCAACAGTGTAACGATGGATCCTGAGCTCAACTACCTGGTGGCCCTCAGTGACAAAAATATAGTGATAGTGTGGAAGAGAGAGCAGTCCTCCTGA